In the Populus trichocarpa isolate Nisqually-1 chromosome 1, P.trichocarpa_v4.1, whole genome shotgun sequence genome, one interval contains:
- the LOC7472733 gene encoding uncharacterized protein LOC7472733, translating into MLSLSQRPISAPSIPNLRVFNRPRNHSLFARNNRIFESNSKLPKLKWRISFFRNEEISQVNPGSDSVERYVPEELVKPELDNSTNVKGDWISSLREAAHVVLRAFGSRWTVPWTAETIVQVMLLWVVSFWFIGSWVIPFAAHIAGFNKESLTFRGQALFSLVTDVTEGLAGIAILHRCLSRFRPLSSDWFRFRLKGNWVFDVALGCLMFPLVNRLSQFNLSLLPILPSTPVTLSSVEQSIAARDPVAMALYAIVVSVCAPVWEEIVFRGFLLPSLTRYMPVWCAILVSSVAFALAHFNVQRMLPLIFLGVVMGVIFTRSRNLLPSMLLHSLWNGFVFLDLMK; encoded by the exons ATGTTGAGCTTATCTCAACGACCCATTTCTGCTCCTTCAATACCCAACCTTAGGGTTTTTAATCGACCTCGAAATCACTCTCTTTTTGCGAGGAATAATCGGATCTTTGAATCCAATTCGAAGCTACCAAAGCTT AAATGGAGAATTTCGTTCTTTAGAAATGAGGAAATTTCTCAGGTAAATCCTGGGTCTGATAGTGTTGAACGCTACGTGCCTGAGGAATTGGTGAAGCCTGAATTGGATAACTCTACGAATGTTAAAGGAGATTGGATATCGAGTCTTCGAGAG GCTGCTCATGTAGTGTTGAGGGCATTTGGGAGCCGGTGGACTGTACCATGGACAGCAGAGACCATAGTTCAG GTGATGCTTCTCTGGGTTGTTTCATTCTGGTTCATAGGGTCCTGGGTGATTCCTTTTGCAGCACACATTGCAGGTTTCAACAAGGAATCTCTAACATTTAGAGGTCAAGCTTTGTTCAGCCTTGTGACTGATGTGACTGAAGGCCTTGCTGGAATTGCAATTCTTCATCGTTGTCTGTCTCGATTTCGTCCCCTTTCATCTGATTGGTTTAGGTTCAGGCTGAAAGGGAACTGGGTGTTTGACGTTGCTCTTGGATGTCTCATGTTTCCACTAGTTAACCGGCTTTCACAGTTCAACCTTAGCCTATTGCCTATTCTGCCTTCAACACCTGTCACCCTCTCAAGTGTTGAGCAGTCAATTGCAGCACGGGATCCAGTGGCGATGGCACTGTATGCAATAGTAGTTTCAGTGTGTGCTCCTGTATGGGAGGAAATAGTCTTCCGGGGTTTCCTTCTCCCATCCTTGACCAGGTACATGCCAGTCTGGTGTGCAATATTGGTGAGTTCAGTTGCCTTTGCGCTGGCACATTTTAATGTACAGAGAATGCTACCGCTTATTTTTCTTGGAGTGGTGATGGGTGTTATATTTACAAGGTCACGGAATTTATTGCCATCTATGCTTCTTCATAGCCTCTGGAATGGTTTTGTATTCTTGGATTTAATGAAATAG